A window of Ipomoea triloba cultivar NCNSP0323 chromosome 2, ASM357664v1 contains these coding sequences:
- the LOC116008750 gene encoding uncharacterized protein LOC116008750, translating to MAVLSRSRFLITILAISLILAPHGRALKLPFRPTDIAPLLLPQQLSLPIINSLDNAEDLLPSFVGAASTRTVDWRGSCFHRNSAWVELNNNSKSAFGEGTLHIKVSKARSWTCLDVYVFATPYRVKWDYFFFSRHHKVKLGEWASEAELEYVKNTGVSIFLMSTKWLVPFNGLNEVFHLFTNTGWDEKANIKFLKRHMKARFEERSNPWVARVSTDDIHSGDFLAISKIKGHWAGFETVEKWVTGSFAGHTAVCLRDPKGELWVAESGHDNGKGEDVIALIPWDEWWEFELRKDDSDPHIALLPLRADLRAKFNETAAWEYATSMDGERYGYHNLIFSWIDTIDQNYPKHFDANLIACAMTIWNQVQPAYAANLWNEALNKRLKTKGLDLREIIVEVERRGSSFAELLTIPERDDWVYADRKSTPCVAFVLQIYKEAGLFGPLASSIEVTEFTIKDAYSLKFFEEDTRRLPLWCSEGDTEELPFCQLRGKYKMELPHYNTIEPYAHMNERCPSEPPRYSRPERC from the exons ATGGCAGTTCTCTCAAGGTCCCGTTTCCTGATCACAATCCTCGCCATTTCTTTGATCCTCGCACCGCACGGCCGTGCCTTGAAGCTGCCGTTTCGCCCCACTGATATTGCTCCGCTGCTGTTGCCGCAGCAGCTCTCATTGCCTATCATCAACTCTCTGGACAATGCAGAGGACCTCTTGCCCTCCTTTGTGGGAGCTGCGTCGACCAGAACTGTGGATTGGAGAGGGTCCTGCTTTCACAGGAACTCTGCTTGGGTGGAGCTCAACAATAATAGTAAAAGTGCATTTGGTGAAGGCACTCTTCATATCAAG GTAAGCAAAGCACGCAGCTGGACCTGTTTGGATGTTTATGTCTTTGCCACCCCATATCGTGTGAAATGGGATTACTTCTTCTTTTCTCGTCATCATAAAGTTAAGCTTGGCGAATGGGCTTCAGAAGCTGAGTTAGAATAC GTAAAAAATACAGGGGTTTCAATTTTTCTCATGTCAACAAAATGGCTAGTACCCTTTAATGGACTAAATGAAGTCTTTCATTTATTCACAAACACTGGATGGGATGAGAAAGCGAATATTAAGTTTCTCAAGAGACATATGAAGGCTAGATTCGAGGAGCGTTCTAATCCATGGGTAGCACGTGTTTCCACTGATGATATACACTCTGGAGATTTTCTGGCAATATCAAAAATTAAAGGCCACTGGGCTGGCTTTGAGACTGTCGAGAAGTGGGTAACAGGTTCTTTTGCTGGTCATACTGCTGTTTGTTTGAGGGACCCCAAAGGAGAGCTATGGGTGGCGGAATCTGGACATGATAATGGCAAG GGAGAAGATGTTATTGCTCTCATACCTTGGGATGAATGGTGGGAGTTTGAGTTGAGAAAAGATGACTCCGATCCACATATTGCATTGCTTCCTCTGCGTGCAGACCTCCGGGCCAAGTTCAATGAGACTGCTGCCTGGGAATACGCTACAAGCATGGATGGAGAACGTTATGGTTATCATAACTTAATATTTAGTTGGATAGACACAATAGATCAAAATTATCCTAAACACTTTGATGCTAATCTG ATTGCTTGTGCCATGACAATTTGGAATCAAGTACAGCCTGCATATGCTGCTAACCTGTGGAATGAAGCTTTAAACAAGCGGCTTAAAACTAAG GGCCTTGATCTCCGTGAAATTATTGTGGAAGTTGAACGTCGTGGGTCATCTTTTGCGGAACTATTGACAATTCCAGAGCGGGATGATTGGGTTTACGCTGATAGGAAGTCCACACCATGTGttgcttttgttcttcaaataTACAAGGAAGCAGGACTGTTTGGTCCACTAGCAAGCTCTATTGAAGTCACAGAGTTTACG ATTAAAGATGCATACTCATTGAAGTTTTTTGAGGAGGATACAAGGCGCTTACCATTGTGGTGCAGTGAGGGGGACACAGAGGAACTTCCTTTCTGTCAACTCCGAGGAAAGTACAAGATGGAATTGCCCCATTACAATACCATAGAACCCTACGCTCATATGAATGAAAGGTGCCCCTCTGAGCCTCCAAGATATTCCCGCCCAGAACGTTGCTGA
- the LOC116008718 gene encoding uncharacterized protein LOC116008718 translates to MAALFRVRFLITILAISFFLAPHGRASKLPFRPTDIAPLLLPQQLSWPIINSPDNAEDILPSFVGAATTSKRRTADWRGSCFRRNSAWLELNNNSKSAFGGGTLHIKVSKARSWTCLDIYVFATPYRVTWNYFMLSRDHKVKIDEWASEAELEYVKNTGVSIFLMPSKMLVTLNALFEVFPLFTNTGWGEKANIKFLKRHMKATFEERSQPWVARISTDDIHSGDFLAISKIRGNWGGFETFKKWVTGSFASHTAVCLRDPQGELWVAESGHVNGKGEDVIALIPWRDWWEFELRKDDSDPHIALLPLRADLRAMFNETAAWEYATSMDGERYGYHNLIFSWIDTIDQNYPKPLDANLIACAMTIWNHVRPAYAANLWNEALNKRLGTKGLDLPKILVEVERRGSSFAELLTIPEQDDWVYSDGKSTSCAAFVLQMYKEAGLFGRLARSIQVTEFTIKDAYSLKIFEDDTRRLPLWCSEGDTEQLPFCQIRGKYKMELPHYNTIEPYAHMNERCPSTPPKYSRPERC, encoded by the exons ATGGCAGCTCTCTTCAGGGTCCGTTTCCTGATCACAATCCTCGCCATTTCTTTCTTCCTCGCACCGCACGGCCGTGCCTCGAAGCTGCCATTTCGCCCCACTGATATTGCTCCGCTGCTGTTGCCGCAGCAGCTCTCATGGCCTATCATCAACTCCCCGGACAATGCAGAGGACATCTTGCCCTCCTTTGTGGGCGCTGCGACGACCTCAAAACGCAGAACTGCGGACTGGAGAGGTTCCTGCTTTCGCAGGAACTCTGCTTGGTTGGAGCTCAACAACAATAGTAAGAGTGCATTTGGTGGAGGCACTCTTCATATCAAG GTAAGCAAAGCACGGAGCTGGACATGTTTGGATATTTATGTCTTTGCCACCCCATATCGTGTGACCTGGAATTACTTCATGTTATCTCGTGATCATAAAGTTAAGATTGATGAATGGGCTTCAGAAGCTGAGTTAGAATAC GTAAAAAATACAGGGGTTTCAATTTTTCTCATGCCATCAAAAATGCTAGTAACCCTTAATGCACTATTTGAAGTCTTTCCTTTATTCACAAACACTGGATGGGGTGAGAAAGCGAATATTAAGTTTCTCAAGAGACATATGAAGGCTACGTTTGAGGAGCGTTCTCAGCCTTGGGTAGCACGTATTTCCACTGATGATATACACTCTGGAGATTTTCTGGCAATATCAAAAATTAGAGGCAATTGGGGTGGCTTTGAGACTTTCAAGAAGTGGGTAACGGGTTCTTTTGCTAGTCATACTGCTGTTTGTTTGAGGGACCCCCAAGGAGAGCTATGGGTGGCGGAATCTGGACATGTTAATGGCAAG GGAGAAGATGTTATTGCTCTCATACCTTGGCGTGATTGGTGGGAGTTTGAGTTGAGAAAAGATGACTCCGATCCACATATTGCATTGCTTCCTCTGCGTGCAGACCTCCGGGCCATGTTCAATGAGACTGCTGCCTGGGAATATGCTACAAGCATGGATGGAGAACGTTATGGTTATCATAACTTAATATTTAGCTGGATAGACACAATAGATCAAAATTACCCTAAACCCTTGGATGCTAATCTG ATTGCTTGTGCCATGACAATTTGGAATCATGTACGGCCTGCATATGCTGCTAACCTGTGGAATGAAGCTTTAAACAAGCGGCTTGGAACTAAG GGCCTTGATCTCCCTAAAATTCTTGTGGAAGTTGAACGCCGTGGGTCATCTTTTGCGGAACTATTGACAATTCCAGAGCAGGATGATTGGGTTTACTCTGATGGGAAGTCCACATCATGTGctgcttttgttcttcaaatgTACAAGGAAGCAGGACTGTTTGGTCGACTAGCAAGGTCTATTCAAGTCACAGAGTTTACG ATTAAAGACGCATACTCGTTGAAGATTTTTGAGGACGATACAAGGCGCTTACCATTGTGGTGCAGTGAGGGGGACACAGAGCAACTCCCTTTCTGTCAAATTCGAGGAAAGTACAAGATGGAATTGCCCCATTACAATACCATAGAACCCTACGCTCATATGAATGAAAGGTGCCCCTCTACGCCTCCAAAATATTCCCGCCCAGAACGTTGCTGA
- the LOC116010447 gene encoding uncharacterized protein LOC116010447: protein MGVLLRILFHITILAAISLFLAPHGGYALKLPFRPTDIVPLLPQQLSWPIINSLHGAADLLPAFVGAASASNNTNIEWKGTCFYENSAWLELHNNSGTPFGGGTLHIKVSNAHSWTCMDIYIFATPYRVTWDYYFLSREHTLEFDEWVSKAELEYVKNTGVSIFLMQAGMLGTLSALWEVFPLFTNTGWGESSNLNFLKKHMKASFEERPQPWVANISTDDIYSGDFLAISKIRGRWGGFETLEKWVTGSYAGHTAVCLRDAEGKLWVGESGHDNDEGEDVIAILPWDEWWEFELTKDDSNPHIALLPLRPDLRAKFNETAAWEYAKSMDGLPYGYHNLIFSWIDTIEENFPPPLDAHLVASAMTVWNQLQPAYAANLWNEALNKRLGTEGLDLPEILVEVERRGSSFAELLTVPEQDDWVYADGKSTSCVAFVLEMYKEAGLFGPLASSIEVTEFTIKDAYTLNFFENDTSHLPKWCNDGDTVELPFCQIRGKYRMELPGYNSMEPYAHMNERCPSMPPEYYRTEGC from the exons ATGGGAGTTCTCTTAAGGATCCTTTTCCATATCACAATCCTCGCCGCCATTTCTTTGTTCCTTGCACCGCATGGCGGCTATGCCTTGAAGCTGCCGTTTCGGCCCACTGATATTGTTCCGCTGTTGCCACAGCAGCTCTCGTGGCCTATCATCAACTCCCTGCACGGCGCAGCGGACCTCTTGCCCGCCTTTGTGGGCGCTGCTTCCGCCTCAAACAACACCAATATTGAGTGGAAGGGAACCTGCTTTTACGAGAACTCTGCTTGGTTGGAGCTCCACAACAATAGTGGCACTCCATTTGGTGGAGGCACTCTTCACATCAAG GTAAGCAATGCACACAGCTGGACATGTATGGATATTTATATCTTTGCCACCCCGTATCGTGTGACATGGGATTACTACTTCTTATCTCGTGAACATACCCTTGAATTCGATGAATGGGTTTCAAAAGCTGAGTTAGAATAC GTAAAAAATACTGGGGTTTCAATTTTTCTCATGCAAGCAGGAATGTTAGGAACCCTTAGTGCGCTATGGGAAGTCTTTCCTTTGTTCACAAACACTGGATGGGGTGAGAGTTCAAATCTGAATTTTCTCAAGAAACATATGAAGGCTTCATTTGAGGAGCGTCCTCAGCCGTGGGTAGCAAATATTTCTACGGATGATATATATTCTGGAGATTTTCTGGCAATCTCAAAAATTAGAGGCCGCTGGGGTGGTTTTGAGACTTTGGAGAAGTGGGTAACAGGTTCTTATGCTGGTCATACTGCTGTTTGCTTGAGGGACGCCGAAGGAAAGCTATGGGTCGGAGAATCTGGACATGATAATGATGAG GGAGAAGATGTTATTGCTATCTTGCCTTGGGATGAATGGTGGGAGTTTGAGTTGACGAAAGATGACTCCAATCCACATATTGCATTGCTTCCTCTGCGTCCAGACCTCCGGGCCAAGTTTAATGAGACTGCTGCATGGGAATATGCTAAAAGCATGGATGGATTACCTTATGGTTATCACAACTTAATATTTAGCTGGATAGACACGATAGAAGAAAATTTCCCTCCACCCTTGGATGCTCATCTG GTTGCTTCTGCCATGACAGTTTGGAATCAATTACAGCCTGCATATGCCGCTAACCTGTGGAATGAAGCCTTAAACAAGCGGCTTGGAACTGAG GGGCTTGATCTTCCTGAAATTCTTGTGGAAGTTGAACGGCGAGGATCATCTTTTGCAGAACTATTGACTGTCCCGGAGCAGGATGATTGGGTTTACGCTGATGGGAAGTCTACATCATGTGTTGCTTTTGTTCTCGAGATGTACAAGGAAGCGGGACTGTTTGGTCCACTTGCAAGCTCCATTGAAGTTACAGAGTTTACG ATTAAAGATGCTTACACGTTGAACTTTTTCGAGAACGATACAAGTCACTTACCAAAGTGGTGCAACGATGGGGACACAGTGGAACTTCCCTTCTGTCAAATTCGAGGAAAGTACAGGATGGAATTACCGGGTTACAATAGCATGGAACCATACGCTCACATGAACGAAAGGTGCCCGTCTATGCCTCCAGAATATTACCGCACAGAAGGTTGCTGA
- the LOC116008734 gene encoding uncharacterized protein LOC116008734 → MAVLLRPRFLITILAISLFLAPHGRASKLPFRPTDIAPLLLPQLSLPIINSLDNAENLLPSFVGAASTSNRRTVEWRGSCFRRNSAWLELNNNSKSAFGGGTLHIKVSKARSWTCLDIYVFATPYRVTWNYFMLSGDHKVNIDEWASEAELEYVQNTGVSIFLMPSKMLVTLNALYEVFPLFTNTGWGEKANINFLKRHMKASFEERSKPWVARISTDDIHSGDFLAISKIRGRWGGFETLEKWVTGSFAGHTAVCLRDPQGELWVAESGHDNSKGEEYIALIPWHEWWEYALRKDDSDPHIALLPLRADLRAKFNETAAWEYATSMDGEPFGYHNLIFSWIDTIDQNYPKPLDAHLMACAMTIWSHVQPAYAANLWNEALNKRLGTKGLDLPEILVEVERRGSSFGELLAIPEQDDWVYSNGKSRSCVAFVLQIYKKAGLFGRLARSIQFTEFTVKDAYSLKIFEDDTRRLPLWCSEGDTEQLPFCQIRGKYKMELPRYNTIEPYAHMNERCPSEPPKYSRPERC, encoded by the exons ATGGCAGTTCTCTTAAGGCCCCGTTTCCTGATCACAATCCTCGCCATTTCTTTGTTCCTCGCACCGCACGGCCGTGCCTCGAAGCTGCCGTTTCGCCCCACTGATATTGCTCCGCTGCTGTTGCCGCAGCTCTCATTGCCTATCATCAACTCTCTGGACAATGCAGAGAACCTCTTGCCCTCCTTTGTGGGCGCTGCGTCGACCTCAAACCGCAGAACTGTGGAGTGGAGAGGGTCCTGCTTTCGCAGGAACTCTGCTTGGTTGGAGCTCAACAACAATAGTAAGAGTGCATTTGGTGGAGGCACTCTTCATATCAAG GTAAGCAAAGCACGGAGCTGGACATGTTTGGATATTTATGTGTTTGCCACCCCATATCGTGTGACATGGAATTACTTTATGTTATCTGGTGATCATAAAGTTAATATTGATGAATGGGCTTCAGAAGCTGAGTTAGAATAC GTACAAAATACAGGGGTTTCAATTTTTCTCATGCCATCCAAAATGCTAGTAACCCTTAATGCACTATATGAAGTCTTTCCTTTATTCACAAACACTGGATGGGGTGAGAAAGCGAATATTAATTTCCTCAAGAGACACATGAAGGCTTCGTTTGAGGAGCGTTCTAAGCCTTGGGTTGCACGTATTTCCACTGATGATATACACTCTGGAGATTTTCTGGCAATATCAAAAATTAGAGGCCGCTGGGGTGGCTTTGAGACTTTGGAGAAGTGGGTAACAGGTTCTTTTGCTGGTCATACTGCCGTTTGTTTGAGGGACCCCCAAGGAGAGCTATGGGTGGCGGAATCTGGACATGATAATAGCAAG GGAGAAGAATATATTGCTCTCATACCTTGGCATGAATGGTGGGAGTATGCGTTGAGAAAAGATGACTCCGATCCACATATTGCATTGCTTCCTCTGCGTGCAGACCTCCGGGCCAAGTTCAATGAGACTGCTGCCTGGGAATACGCTACAAGCATGGATGGAGAACCTTTTGGTTATCATAACTTAATATTTAGCTGGATTGACACAATAGATCAAAATTACCCTAAACCCTTGGATGCTCATCTG ATGGCTTGTGCCATGACAATTTGGAGTCATGTACAGCCTGCATATGCTGCTAACCTGTGGAATGAAGCTTTAAACAAGCGGCTTGGAACTAAG GGCCTTGATCTCCCTGAAATTCTTGTGGAAGTTGAACGCCGTGGGTCATCTTTTGGGGAACTATTGGCAATTCCAGAGCAGGACGATTGGGTTTATTCTAATGGGAAGTCCCGATCATGTGttgcttttgttcttcaaattTACAAGAAAGCAGGACTGTTTGGTCGACTAGCAAGGTCTATTCAATTCACAGAGTTTACG GTTAAAGACGCATACTCGTTGAAGATTTTTGAGGACGATACAAGGCGCTTACCATTGTGGTGCAGTGAGGGGGACACAGAGCAACTTCCTTTCTGTCAAATTCGAGGAAAGTACAAGATGGAATTGCCTCGTTACAATACCATAGAACCCTACGCTCATATGAATGAAAGGTGCCCCTCTGAGCCTCCAAAATATTCCCGCCCAGAACGTTGCTGA